TAGAGCAGGAGCCAGGTTATTTTGGTTGGTTGTTAAATGCCGATTTTCCGTTGTACACTAAAAAAGTGCTTACCGGAATTAAGTTACGTAGTTTAAATACGAAGCTTTAAAAAAGGAAGGTACTAGAAGTTGGAGTTTAGAAGAGAGACTGAAGTTTATATTGTGAAAAGGTAGAATTGGAAATAATATTTAGGTAATCGAGGGGGTACTTTTGAATACTTTATTAAGAATCTAGCTCACTGAAAACGGCGACTGAAAACTGAATTACTGAATACTGCGTTAGGGATTGCAGAGAAAAGCCCACAGCCCGACGAAGGAGGTGCGAGGACTTGTAGCGTAAAGCCCGACCCGCTAGGGTAACGCCCAAATTAAAATTTATTAAGCATGAAACTTATTTGCATAGGCCGTAATTATACTGAACATATTGAAGAGTTGAATAATGAAAAGCCAACAGATCCGGTGGTATTTTTAAAACCAGACACGGCAATTTTACTAAAAAAACAGCCATTTTTTATTCCTGATTTTTCTGATGATGTACATTATGAGGTTGAGGTTTTGGTAAAAATAAATCGTGTAGGAAAGCATATTGATAGAAAATTTGCACACAAATATTATCAAGAAATTGGATTGGGTATAGATTTTACAGCACGCGATTTACAAGCCAAATTAAAAGCGAAAGGTTTGCCTTGGGAGAAAGCAAAAAGTTTTGATGGAGCGGCTGTTATTGGTGATTGGATTCCTGTTGAAAAGGTTGAAAATGTCGATGACATAAATTTTTCTTTAAAAAAGAACGATTTTATTGTGCAAA
The window above is part of the Algibacter sp. L3A6 genome. Proteins encoded here:
- a CDS encoding fumarylacetoacetate hydrolase family protein — translated: MKLICIGRNYTEHIEELNNEKPTDPVVFLKPDTAILLKKQPFFIPDFSDDVHYEVEVLVKINRVGKHIDRKFAHKYYQEIGLGIDFTARDLQAKLKAKGLPWEKAKSFDGAAVIGDWIPVEKVENVDDINFSLKKNDFIVQNGNTSLMLWKIDELIEYVSKYFTLKIGDIIFTGTPAGVGKVNANDKLKGFIEDKELFSITVK